The Megalops cyprinoides isolate fMegCyp1 chromosome 15, fMegCyp1.pri, whole genome shotgun sequence region ATACTCCGCTCCAATCCCCCAGCAGATCAAAGCCAGTTTTGGCTTTTGGGACACCAGTCATCAACTGATGTCACAAGGTGGGGTCCAACCTGGGCCATAGAGCACAGCTTGAACTCAAACCATGGCATTACTACAAAGCACctaattgttatttttaatgatgtttgaTATTATAATTCATGGACAAGAACATGAActttttcctcagtaaatatatgtTGACAAGAAAgaacaaatacagtatgttgatacttatgtaacaaaaatgtttttgaaattcacAGTATATATTGATGTGTAGAtgttacattgtacattgtcaAGCATCTGACAAGCACAGATGCTTGCAgtgctttaaaaagaaagacTTTACATTACCTTTGTTACATTTCTTACCCTTAGCATCTCATACCATTACATCTTGCATACCTTAATTTGTACATTATATCCACTTATACTTAGTCTGAATaggctgaatgaatgaaatgtgtcaaTTCATTTCTCACTAAGTAAACCTATAGTATACCGCTTAAAATGGGATTATGGGGCTAGAGAGAAATACTGTCAATAATCAAGACACAGTCATGCAATCTGCTGGTTTCAAAGTCGTTCAGATGGGCAGCGTACGCAAGAAAATTTAAGGTAGTGTTTCAGTATTCATTTCGGACTTGTCAGCCTAATTTTCCAGGGTGAATGGCTTCCTCTTctatgtgatttatttttctttgcaatATCTTGCTAAGtattttttacaaatatttgtcATGACCCACAGGCTGCACTTCTCCCTCCATGATAAATAAATTGATTGAATTCTGGCAAtatgaaaatcatatttattgGACTGGAATAATATTTACTCTCAAAGTTGGCTAGCCAGAAACCTCTGAAGAGAGATCAAGTGTATTGCTTTTAAATATCTCAGCAAACAGGCCATAAGTCCTTGTGATCTGTCTACTGAAGCTCAGCTGTGAAAACATCGATTTTGAGCTAATCACTTCCTATCCGGGCACACCACCGTCTgacaccaccacactgctgctgctcgcTGCCCTTATGCAGTGTAAGCTGCCGTGTGCCCGAGAGTGCTAAGTAGCTTTCCCAATGTTCCACGTACTTTGtcactcatttcatttctccATAGCTGCGCTGTTGAAACCCCGCAGCTCCGTCTGCCAAGTAAACAGGGAGCGAGAATAGAGAGGTTTGTCATCCTTCCGATATTCTCAGCAGTCCGGCTGCCAAAGTCTGGTGAAGATCGTTTGTCTGTATTGACATCTCTGATATGTTTGGTACATAAGAGGACCAAAGACAtgtttcaaaaaatgttaaGGCCCAAGATGTGTTGCGAAGaaagcctaaaaaaaaaaaaaaaaaaaaaaagaacagaccgaggacagaaagagaaggaatgACAAGAAACCAAGAGAAGCCAGATGGGTGTGAAGCACTTTTTcccaaaaagaaaaggaaaatgacacaGACTGATTTAAATAGGAGCAGACCTGACACCAATGAGTAAGTGTTAATGAAGTCAGAATGAAAGTTAGAAAAGGGAATTGGAAGGATTTTCTACAGAAATTGTTCCTTGCTCTAATCAGTCTGACAGAGAAAAGAAGCCAATTCTACTAGCCATACTGAAAAAGCATCCCTTTATTCAGCTGGTTTCCAGCTCAAGACTCTGTCTTCTTTTCAGTGCTCTCTGTTGTAGCTTGACAAGCACAGATGCTTGCAgtgctttaaaaagaaagacTTTACATTACCTTTGTTACATTTCTTACCCTTAGCATCTCATACCATTACATCTTGCATACCTTAATTTGTACATtatatccacttatacagctggatatttacttaggcatTTCAAGATGAATACTTTGGCCAAATGAAATCAAACCTGGGaaacaagccctgctccttgtcaccatgccacactgctgctctgatatTCTAACAGATGAAATGCCAGTGAAAGCCataataaatgtatacaaaGCGTGATAATATAGCATGCACTGAAAAAACATGATCATATTGCTGTAAGGGGGAATACAATGCGTTCCTCAGCTGATAAACAGACTTGCTGAGTCATTGCATATGTAGATGCCTTTTTCTAGTGTTAGAAAATACAGAGATAATGTAAACAATTGACAAGTCTATTAACAAGGTCTGCAATCTATTGCTTTTCCCGGCTATTCCTTAAACATTTTACTTATGTCTTTCAATTTTCTTCTAAAGACTATCTTTGCCTGTTTTGGCTAAGGATGACAGGGGTTACCCCTCTCTCAAAAGATAAATGGAATCAGAGCCTTCCTTGCCCGGGGGTAATCACTGAATTTCTCTATGTAGTACCTgtaacaccagaaaaaaaagacactcatCACAGAGAACACCATTGTTAAGTGATTCAGTGGTAACaaagatgttaaaatgttacaaatgtttatatctaaaagCCCATCAAAACCATTACAATTGAACAATATATCTGCTGCCAGATAAATCTGAGCAACAGATGTGGGAGAGAAAATGATTGTGAAATATGCTTATTCTCATCAGGACTCAAAATGACTATGAAATAAACGCTtcaaaagagaggcagagatttTGAAGCACAGAGATCTGTGCTctatcttttctctctctcttttgctgttCCTCCTCAGCAATCCAAAATCCTAAAATGCCAGGTAATTTCCTTTCAAATATATTGGTATACCCATTGCAGGGACTAGTAAACCAAGACAACTCAGAGGAGTCTCTGTGAAATGTGCCGCTTCTTGTATCACTGCCTTTCTGTTGGGCTTCTCTTGTCCCTGGCCAGAGACACCAAGGTGTGTTGGTGGATCTCCTGTTGCCTCATTGAGGGTGAGTGTGGGGATGCTCGTCAGGTACCTGTGGTGGTGGTAAGCTCGGGGTCCAATCAAGCATGTGGTAAAAAATGCGAAGGAGAAGGCTGGCATGGACCAGGTGGCTATGGCGTAGCCGAACCACTCCATTATTTCACCAAAGAAGTTTGCCCCAGAGATGTAATCAAACAGGCCTCCTGGAATTTAGAAAGAAGGAAAACGTTATCACTTTTCTTTGAACTCCACTGAAAAGTAACCACTTAGTACCCACAGAAGTGATGCAGCTGAGAGTACAGTTATGCAGGCTATTCCTGAATACTCTATGAGGTATTTTCTGCTGTACTGCACACTGCCATTTATGTACTTAAATCAAGGCAAATTTGATGCTATTGAATGAGAGTATTCAGTAATAGTGTATAACAATAATTTTattatgtatatacataatCTTGTATAAAAATACCTCTGGGAATCTTGTATGTGAAATCACCAGGTTCTCTCAAGCAACGCAGAATGTAGTCACTATGGATATTAATGGCCATTCCCAGAAAGAACAGGATTAAACCTGAAAATGAGAatcatgttattaaaataagaCTCCATTTATGAAGTTATAAAAGCTAGATAGTTtccaaaataatatatttattttgctgcaaACACTAAGTTAGGCTAGGCACTCAGCCAGACTGAACAAAGGTATGTCTCCATTTTCATGTATCAGTTatcattaaaatcattcaaactAAGGTTACTTTATAAAGGCAAAACCCCAATGGTTAATTAAGCAGACATCATGAGGCATTTAGCATTTACTCTGTCTAAAACTATTCTCTGGCTGCAGTCCAGGGCCAGAGCCATAGTGTGTagcttgttttgtctgaaagtCAAAAGCAATCTGTCAGAAGACTTTGAAATCTGTTCTCTCAGCTATAATCAGGTCCCTGTCATTCACCGGTCACAAGGCGGATGTCCCTCAGCCAGGCCTCTGTGTACTCGGCACAGTGCAACAGGTAGTGGCCCTGGCAGAAGCCGTTGAAAGAGCAAAATGCAAAGGCAGAGACCATTATCTTGAGAGGGGAAGGCCGGCTTTTGGTTAGGAGGGAATAGACAAATgtcctgaaaaataaaaacaaaaggaaaacattcaaacctgcaacagAGCAGTTTagtcatttctgtcattgtgaAATACTTATTTGGAAACTCTGGAGTCTGTCATCCTGAGTTGTGCCAATGGTGGTTAgttgaaaatttgtttttggGTCTAATGGTCTGACATGGTTTTGAAGGGAGTCTGCCAACATGATTGTTCTTAACTATTTATATGCAGGGATACTGTGGTAGTGGTCACCTGAACTGGGTGCACATAGAGTATGatgcatataaatatgaaaGAGAGGACTTGTTCActaaaacaaaccaacaaaccataaccataaccataacacCTATAGCAGTTTCAAAAAGTGATGTCTTAAGACCAGAAACTCCTAGGTGCTTGCTActatttaaagaaaaatcaaaaggaCACTATTATTGCTTAAATTATTGCttaaagacatgaaaatgtcaaatgaaagtaagatatttttacatttgggaaaatgtttctttgaCTGTACCCATTTTcccaaatgtaaaaatatcttACTGCGCATTGTAACAAAAAAGATATTAATATATCATCTCATAAGTCTCGTAATAAGTCATAATTATATTAGTAGGGGAAGTGGAACTTAATTTTAGTATTATGGTTGAAGACCCCTTTCTCAAATCAATACGCAGGCAGCAACCCAATAATCACACATGTTGCTGTACAAAGGCTACATGCCTGTGGCATCTCTACGTAAAAAAATTGCAGCATAAATCCCCACactgttttgtaaaaataaacacagctttACTAATCCGTGTGAAATCCTGTTGTGTGATGAACCTTTGACCCAGCTGTTGCTGCACTCcactgcttttatacagacGCGGATTTGTATTGCACTGTACACAGACATCAGGACTCTCACAGCGAGTGGGCTAATTCTGACATTATCCACTTATTTTGTGTATTAGTCACCTCAgctgaaacaactgaaaatacTGCAGCTCATGGAATGTCAGAACGATGCCATTACATGCAAACCACACTAGGCATAACATCTCTAGGTCTAAATCTGCAAGAGGCAGCTTCTGACTAGACTGCTGAATTAATTTCAGGCTCCTTCTCGTGTTTAATCTGTGGCACTAACAAATCCTAAAAGGTTTGCATATGATGCAATGCTTTAATCAGTTTTGAAATGGTAGCTCCAGCTCCATTTACTGGTGTTTTACAGGTGCAATAGATCTAAAGACAATGGAATagcaaaatcatttttcttctcCCCAATCCTGTATGTTAGAGAAACACTACATTATTCTAATATTAGTAATGTTCAATGTACAATGATCACACCTAAACCTGTAGAGGAACAACCATCTATCAAATCACTATTATGATTGTGGCTGttcaagtaaataaaattaCCCACAATGACAAGTAAGACTCAGATCTGATCATTTGTACACCCAAAATGACCAGTGGAGGATTATAAAGCAAAATAGCCAAATCACTGTCCTGAGTAAAAACCAATGATGCAACAGTACGAAATGCAACCAAGAAAAGGCAacgctgttttatttttatagtgaCAGTGATGCAAAACATGgtaaaataaagcaacaaagTCAAAACAAACTTTAATTACCAAATAATCCGTCCACGCAAAGGCTGGTTGAGCAACCCTTCTCAACTGACCAATGAAAGCACTGCCTTACTAATGCTGGACTGTCCCAAAATCTGACCCAAAAATATTCAgaggaattaaaacaaaaaaataagttCTTTCCACTGCAAGAGCAAAAAAACCTGATAAATTGCATGTTAGATTTACTAAATTGATATTCAGTGAGCTATCTAAAATTGCattgataaaacatttatatgtgAATTAAATATCACACTTGGATAAAGGGTAAAATCAAGACAAACTAAAAACACTATATACTTAATTGTAACTAAATTCCCCATTTTGTTAAATTCTAGCAGGAGAACACttatttgaaatgacagagCTGAGCACAATTACTTAGTATATAAACATTCATACAGTTAATGTGTCATATAAAGGCTCCAACCATGAGAAACAGTAGAGAAACATGAGAATTTTCCTCTCTCAGGCATATTCACTCATGCCCATGCAGCTCTGTCATGCTTAGATGGTGGTCATGGTAAAATGGGAGATGTAGGCGGGAgtatgaaacaaataaaatcaggGAGTAGCCTGGCACAATGCTGAGTAAATCATGGGATctccaacaaaaataaattatttttattgtaaaaatggAATCTGTCAAGCTAGACAATGTTTAGCCTAGGGTagaaaaagcacaacaaataataacacctgcctctctctgcctgcactaTACGCAGCTTACACCATACCAAATTTTGGCAGGACAGAGTACTTGAGCACCAAGCTGCATGACTTTGATCAGTATTGTGATATGGTACAGGGAAAGCACCAGGCCcagagcaggagctggagacagTGTTCTTACAGGTGTTTATACTTCATTAAGAAACGGTTCCACTGTGCTGGAACTCTTCCAGGTCATTTCGTTTTGGAGAAAACAAAGCTGAACTACTGGCACGCAgcttccaaaatgaaaaatagaatgcgccaagaaaaacagtaatttgaACAAAGGTGGGCCGGAATGAATTATTTGAAATTACAAACAATACACACcaattaaaaatgactaatATGAACAGCAAAAGGGCTGATCTTCTCTCAGGTCTGGAATTAACATACAAAAGCAGCCAGATGCATTAGTAAGTAGGGTTTCCTGTTCCTTGTTTTGACCTTTTTTGCCAAGATTTCAGCGGCTACTTTCGATAGCAAAAGACATCTATATGGTTGCATAAATGCACaactgaataactgaataaaaatagataaaactAAATCAATACAACAGGAATAAGTCAGTATCTACATTAACATCAggcatttgttgtgtttgtatatacacTATCCATATTTCAGTTAGCTAAACAAAAGTCATTGTAGGGACACAACAACTGAATCTATATGATAAGTTACTCAAAGCTGGGAGATCTAAGCATTTTGCTTAATTGACTTGTCTTGAACTTTCAAACACAACTAGCTAAAGCTCTAAGAAAACTCTCAATCCCAAGAAATCTTGTCACCACCACAggtatttattttgaagttaGGAAATTATATTTTAGTCATTACTGAGAACACGAGGGTGTTTCAGAAACCATGCAGCATACAGATTTTGACCTCCCTGATGTTTTTGTGGTTTACATACACGGGCCAGATATGCCCCTGAAACAAGCTTAGGAAATAAGTCATCTTGTAAGTTAGTTAGtgcagcacttcctgtttttttcattcttccaCTGTCGTGGCAACACTAgctcaataaatcaatcaaagaTCCATAGGCATGAAGCAGGAAACCAAATGTCCACTACCAtcaagaaaaataacagaatgtgGCCAGGCTTGTAAAATAAGGCATCCTTACACAGTGTGCAGCCATTCCCAGCCATCAGCCATCTAATATGTAACAGACATATTATTATGGAGCAGCATATTCTGGTCCTATTTTAAAACCTCCAATCTTTTACTGTGACAGATGTAAACAGAGATGCTCTTTTTAGATACCTTGGA contains the following coding sequences:
- the srd5a2b gene encoding 3-oxo-5-alpha-steroid 4-dehydrogenase 2b, which encodes MACQEQVVYSLSGGLILAGVWFLLRQLRFQMPYGRYAGSSKRWLVPAKVAWFLQELPSFLVPVLLLLSTHQPSILGKYLLLSTFCLHYFHRTFVYSLLTKSRPSPLKIMVSAFAFCSFNGFCQGHYLLHCAEYTEAWLRDIRLVTGLILFFLGMAINIHSDYILRCLREPGDFTYKIPRGGLFDYISGANFFGEIMEWFGYAIATWSMPAFSFAFFTTCLIGPRAYHHHRYYIEKFSDYPRARKALIPFIF